One genomic window of Camelina sativa cultivar DH55 chromosome 5, Cs, whole genome shotgun sequence includes the following:
- the LOC104787471 gene encoding beta-glucosidase 29 encodes MKVQFFILLLIISWLTQKITCVPQESRVLDRSSFPDDFIFGTAISAFQSEGATSEGGKSPTIWDYFSHTFPERTNMHNGDVAADFYHRYKDDIKLMKELNMDAFRFSISWARLIPSGKVKDGVNKEGIQFYRALIDELIASGIQPSVTLYHWDHPQALEDEYGGFLSPQIIDDFRNFARVCFENFGDKVKMWTTINEPYVISVAGYESGNKAVGRCSKWVNSRCQAGDSAVEPYIVSHHLLLSHAAAVQEFRNCNKTLQDDKIGIVLSPWWLEPSDSTSFTDKKAVKRGLAVEVDWHLHPVIYGDYPEIMKKYVGDKLPSFTPEESKMLINSSDFIGVNYYSARFTAHLPRIDPGRTRFRTDHHYEKRVTNHSNHQIGPGEERGIIHSYPEGLRRLLNYIKDKYNNPIIYIKENGVNDYDDGSKSREDILNDTFRISYHEDHLKQLHKAIIDDGCDVRGYYVWSLLDNFEWEFGYSTRFGLYYVDYQNLKRYPKKSVNWFRQFLSRPPVVKTEETHDEEVWNVLGDEEYNINKTGLEGFKSSVDSIVYLMKNGSRIEEDEEEEEEKDFCALLNPNDQFRFLLKPLKSMGL; translated from the exons atgaaggTGCAATTTTTCATCCTTCTTTTGATAATCTCATGGCTTACACAGAAGATTACTTGTGTTCCTCAAGAATCTCGAGTACTAGATAGAAGTAGTTTTCctgatgattttatttttggaactGCTATATCAGCCTTTCAG AGTGAAGGTGCAACAAGTGAAGGTGGAAAATCGCCAACTATTTGGGATTACTTTAGCCACACATTTCCAG AAAGAACCAATATGCATAATGGAGATGTGGCCGCCGATTTTTATCATCGTTATAAG GATGACATCAAACTGATGAAAGAGTTAAACATGGACGCTTTTAGATTTTCGATTTCGTGGGCCAGACTAATACCTA GTGGAAAGGTAAAAGATGGAGTAAACAAAGAAGGTATACAATTCTACAGGGCTCTTATAGACGAGCTTATTGCTAGTG GCATTCAACCTTCAGTGACTCTCTATCATTGGGACCATCCTCAAGCTCTTGAGGACGAGTATGGTGGTTTTTTAAGCCCTCAAATAAT AGATGATTTTCGAAATTTCGCAAgagtttgttttgaaaatttcgGAGACAAAGTTAAGATGTGGACAACTATCAACGAACCTTATGTCATAAGTGTTGCGGGCTATGAATCAGGCAACAAAGCGGTTGGAAGGTGCTCAAAATGGGTGAATAGCCGGTGTCAAGCCGGTGACTCAGCTGTTGAGCCTTACATTGTATCACATCACCTTCTTCTTTCCCATGCTGCAGCAGTACAAGAGTTCCGAAATTGTAACAag ACTTTACAAGATGATAAGATTGGGATAGTGCTATCGCCTTGGTGGCTTGAGCCTTCCGACTCCACTTCTTTTACTGACAAAAAAGCTGTTAAACGAGGCCTTGCCGTAGAAGTAGATTG GCATTTACATCCGGTGATTTACGGAGATTATCCAGAAATAATGAAAAAGTATGTTGGGGATAAACTCCCTTCTTTCACACCAGAGGAATCAAAGATGTTAATAAATTCTTCAGATTTCATCGGAGTAAATTATTATAGCGCACGCTTCACCGCTCATCTTCCTCGCATTGATCCTGGTCGGACCCGATTCAGAACTGATCATCATTATGAGAAGAGAG TAACAAATCACAGTAACCACCAAATCGGACCAGGG GAAGAGCGAGGCATAATACACTCGTACCCAGAAGGTTTACGAAGACTTCTTAACTACAtcaaagataaatataataaccctatcatctatataaaagagaatg GAGTTAATGACTACGATGATGGTTCAAAATCACGGGAAGATATTCTCAATGATACATTTAGGATAAGCTACCATGAGGATCATCTTAAACAACTTCACAAAGCTATAAT AGATGATGGGTGTGACGTCAGAGGATATTACGTGTGGTCTTTACTAGACAACTTCGAGTGGGAGTTTGGATACTCAACCAGATTTGGTCTGTACTATGTTGACTACCAAAATCTCAAACGGTACCCTAAAAAATCCGTTAACTGGTTCAGACAGTTCCTGAGTAGACCACCGGTGGTAAAAACTGAAGAAACACACGATGAAGAAGTATGGAATGTGTTAGGTGATGAAGAATATAACATTAATAAGACTGGTTTAGAGGGTTTCAAGAGTTCAGTTGATTCTATTGTCTATCTCATGAAAAATGGATCGAgaattgaagaagacgaagaagaagaagaagagaaagattttTGTGCTCTTTTGAATCCTAATGACCAGTTTCGTTTCTTGCTCAAGCCACTAAAATCTATGGGGCTCTAG